The genomic stretch TTGGTGCTCCAAAAGAGTTGACAAAGCTTAAGTATTATTTTACAACTGAAAATGCTTTTGAAAACTTACTTTCAGGCTTAAATGAATTAATGCATTTTCTTGATAATCATAAAAACTTGGGAAATAAAAAGAGAGAAGAATTAAAAAATTATATTAATATTGTATTAAAAAAAATTAATCTTAAAGCTGATAATCAAGAATTCATAAATTATGCTCTTAATCTTACATTAAATAGAGAGTTTTATGGGCAAATTAATAATGTTTTTAATAATAATGAAGGTGAGATAAGGGTATTTGAAGGTGAAAAACAAATTATAGAACTTATCATTATTAATAATGAAATAAAAGGAAATCCAATAATTGAAAGGATACCTTTCAGAGATGCAACATTTTTAGATTCATCTACTTTTTTCAATTATACTCCTTCACAATTTTCTTTTCTGCGTTGGTATCCTAATAGACATTATGAAGACTTAGCAAATAAAGTTGCTAATAAAGCAAAAAAAGAAAATATTGTTGATGAGTTCTTTAGCAAAGAAAGTAGAGAAATAATCGATAAATATTTTTCTAAAATAATTACTGGCAAATTGGAACAAGCACCTAGTGGGAAATACAGTTATATTATTAACGGCAAAAAGTTAAATATAGAGAACTTGGCAACAGGTTTAAAAATATTTTCCCAAATTAAGCTTTTATTTGATAATGGTTATATTAATAGGGATTCTATCTTCATTATTGATGAACCGGAAGTACATCTTCATCCAAAATGGCAAATATTACTTGCAGAGCTTCTTGTTCTCTTTGTGAAAGAAGTTGGAGCTAATATTGTCTTAACCTCTCATAGTCCCTATTTCATAGAGGCTATTGATGTTTACAGCGATCATTACGGATTAAAAAGTAAAACCGATTTTTATTTAGCAACTAAAAATGATAACGATATGGCAACTTTTGAAAATGTCAATACGTCTCTAAATAAGGTTTATGAACTGCTGGCATTTCCTTTTGAAGTATTGCAAGATGTAAAGGTTGGTAAATTATATGAAGATACATGATTGTATTCAAGTATTCTCACAATTAAAACACATTTACATAGAACCACTCTCAGAATGCAGTAAGAGTGATCAGGGTAAAATAATATGTAATGATAATTTTACGTGTTATAGCTTAGAAAAGTTTAACAAAAATTGTTTGAAGTTACAATGTTGTGCAGCAGATGCTTTATGGTTTGATAATCACTTAGGTGTTATTATTACCGAATTTAAAAGTGGGAAATTAGATAGTGATGAAAAGAGAAGATTAAGACTGCAATTATTTGAAAGCATTTTCATAATTCTACCTGAAATAATTAATAAATTCGGCGTAAATATTTCTTTAAAAGACATTTGCGATTTAAAAAAAGTATGTATCATAGTTTATGATGTTGATCGATATCAAGATTTAAAAAGTCAAAATATAGCCAAGCATATTGATGTTTTATCCCATTTCAACCTTGAACACCTTAAAGGAAAAGTGTATGATACAATACTTCCTTTTGAGAAAGAAGAGTTTATTAACCGTCTAGAAACTTTTAGAAATCAGAAGCTTAGCCCTA from Bacillota bacterium encodes the following:
- a CDS encoding AAA family ATPase yields the protein MRLNLKNIGMIENANIEFNGLTVISGENNTGKSTIGKVLYSIYFGLNDCLNNIEEYKLTSIQHDISTINRLIMQLNIGAPKELTKLKYYFTTENAFENLLSGLNELMHFLDNHKNLGNKKREELKNYINIVLKKINLKADNQEFINYALNLTLNREFYGQINNVFNNNEGEIRVFEGEKQIIELIIINNEIKGNPIIERIPFRDATFLDSSTFFNYTPSQFSFLRWYPNRHYEDLANKVANKAKKENIVDEFFSKESREIIDKYFSKIITGKLEQAPSGKYSYIINGKKLNIENLATGLKIFSQIKLLFDNGYINRDSIFIIDEPEVHLHPKWQILLAELLVLFVKEVGANIVLTSHSPYFIEAIDVYSDHYGLKSKTDFYLATKNDNDMATFENVNTSLNKVYELLAFPFEVLQDVKVGKLYEDT